Proteins from a single region of Salipiger sp. H15:
- a CDS encoding TRAP transporter large permease subunit, whose translation MSQDLIAIVMFSGMLGLLLTGQRVFGAIGFVAVVAALCLWGDRGGFDLGFAASIKLMKWYPLLTLPMFIFMGYVLSESKIADDLYKMFHVWMGGLSGGLAVGTIGLMVLISAMNGLSVAGMAIGATIALPELLKRGYDKRMVTGVIQAGSSLGILVPPSVVLVLYAMIARQPVGQLWLAGVIPGLVMAAAFIIYIIIRCKLNPELGPILPKADRDIPLSEKLRLLRAGLLPLVIFFVMMVPFVRGWTSLVESSAIGAVAAFLAAVIKGRMTREVFETSVRQTLGVSCMFMWIILAALAFGAVFDGLGAVSAIEELFTEKLGLSPWMILVLMQLSFIVMGTFLDDTAMLVIVAPLYVPLVGHLGFDLVWYGVLYTITCQIAYMTPPFGYNLFLMRAMAPPEIGLRDIYTSIVPFVAVMVLVLAIIMIFPDLALWLPNLVYDN comes from the coding sequence ATGTCCCAGGACCTGATCGCAATCGTCATGTTCTCGGGCATGCTCGGCCTTCTGCTGACCGGGCAGCGCGTCTTCGGCGCCATCGGATTCGTCGCCGTCGTGGCCGCGCTCTGCCTCTGGGGAGACCGGGGTGGGTTCGATCTGGGCTTCGCCGCCTCGATCAAGCTGATGAAGTGGTACCCGCTGCTGACGCTGCCGATGTTCATCTTCATGGGCTACGTGCTGTCGGAATCGAAGATCGCCGACGATCTCTACAAGATGTTCCACGTCTGGATGGGCGGGCTTTCCGGCGGGCTCGCCGTGGGCACGATCGGGCTCATGGTGCTGATCTCGGCGATGAACGGGCTGTCCGTGGCCGGCATGGCCATCGGTGCCACCATCGCCCTGCCCGAGCTGCTGAAGCGCGGCTATGACAAGCGCATGGTGACAGGGGTGATCCAGGCGGGATCGAGCCTTGGCATCCTCGTGCCGCCCTCGGTGGTGCTGGTGCTCTACGCGATGATCGCCCGCCAGCCGGTCGGGCAGCTCTGGCTCGCCGGGGTGATCCCGGGCCTCGTCATGGCGGCGGCCTTCATCATCTACATCATCATCCGCTGCAAGCTGAACCCCGAGCTGGGGCCGATCCTGCCCAAGGCCGACCGCGACATTCCGCTGTCCGAGAAGCTGCGCCTGCTGCGCGCGGGGCTGCTGCCGCTTGTCATCTTCTTCGTCATGATGGTGCCCTTCGTGCGCGGCTGGACCTCGCTGGTGGAAAGCTCGGCCATCGGCGCCGTCGCCGCCTTCCTTGCCGCGGTGATCAAGGGCCGGATGACCCGCGAGGTGTTCGAGACCTCGGTGCGCCAGACGCTCGGCGTGTCGTGCATGTTCATGTGGATCATCCTCGCCGCCCTCGCCTTCGGCGCGGTCTTCGACGGGCTCGGCGCGGTCAGCGCCATCGAGGAGCTGTTCACCGAGAAGCTGGGCCTCAGCCCCTGGATGATCCTCGTGCTGATGCAGCTGAGCTTCATCGTCATGGGCACCTTCCTCGACGACACGGCGATGCTGGTGATCGTGGCGCCGCTCTACGTGCCGCTGGTCGGGCATCTCGGCTTCGACCTCGTCTGGTACGGCGTGCTCTACACCATCACCTGCCAGATCGCCTACATGACGCCGCCCTTCGGCTACAACCTGTTCCTGATGCGCGCCATGGCCCCGCCCGAGATCGGCCTGCGCGACATCTACACCTCGATCGTGCCCTTCGTGGCGGTGATGGTCCTGGTGCTCGCGATCATCATGATCTTCCCCGATCTGGCCCTGTGGCTGCCGAACCTCGTCTACGACAACTAA
- a CDS encoding N-formylglutamate amidohydrolase has protein sequence MGRGPALFLCEHASNAIPARYAGLGLRDEDRASHAAWDPGALALAKRLAEALDAPLVAGTVSRLVYDLNRPPEAASAMPVQTETVAIPGNAGLSPEARAQRTRDIYDPFCAAVTGTVVTRKTLGTPFALVTVHSFTPTWFGKPRAVEIGILHDADSRLADYMLEEASRLPGRRIARNDPYGPEDGVTHSLKLHGIGNELPNVMIEVRNDLLADETGIETIAGELLTLLRPALAGLGLTETDNA, from the coding sequence ATGGGCCGCGGCCCGGCGCTCTTCCTCTGCGAACATGCCTCGAACGCCATCCCCGCGCGCTACGCCGGGCTCGGACTGCGGGACGAGGACCGGGCAAGCCACGCCGCCTGGGACCCGGGCGCGCTGGCGCTGGCGAAGCGGCTCGCCGAGGCGCTCGACGCGCCGCTGGTGGCCGGGACCGTGTCGCGCCTCGTCTACGACCTCAACCGCCCGCCCGAGGCCGCCTCGGCCATGCCCGTGCAGACCGAGACCGTCGCCATCCCCGGCAACGCCGGCCTCTCGCCCGAGGCGCGCGCCCAGCGCACCCGCGACATCTACGATCCCTTCTGCGCCGCGGTCACCGGCACCGTGGTGACCCGCAAGACGCTCGGCACGCCCTTTGCCCTCGTCACCGTGCACAGCTTCACCCCGACGTGGTTCGGCAAGCCGCGCGCGGTCGAGATCGGCATCCTGCACGACGCTGACAGCCGGCTTGCCGACTACATGCTCGAGGAGGCGTCCCGCCTGCCCGGCCGCCGCATCGCCCGCAACGACCCCTACGGGCCCGAGGACGGCGTGACCCATTCGCTGAAGCTGCACGGCATCGGGAACGAGCTGCCCAACGTGATGATCGAGGTGCGCAACGACCTGCTCGCCGACGAGACCGGGATCGAGACGATCGCCGGCGAACTCTTGACCCTGCTGCGCCCGGCGCTGGCAGGCCTTGGACTGACGGAGACGGACAATGCCTGA
- a CDS encoding TRAP transporter small permease subunit encodes MPEAMICYVRIIDRMNRAIGRFAMYLLFALIGVLVWSSVSKTFFTPTLWTLETAQFIMVAYYVLGGPYSIQMGSNVRMDFFYGDWSPRRRAIVDVITIWFLMFYLGVLLWGAISSTAYSFGYFGTEPFKFFGELFWAFVTGGPGAAAEHMGHLERSPSAWRPYVWPVKVILCFGVTLMILQCVAEFFRDIARIRGEEI; translated from the coding sequence ATGCCTGAGGCCATGATCTGTTACGTGCGGATCATCGACCGGATGAACCGCGCCATCGGGCGTTTCGCCATGTACCTGCTCTTTGCGCTGATCGGCGTGCTGGTCTGGTCCTCGGTGTCGAAGACCTTCTTCACGCCGACGCTGTGGACGCTGGAAACCGCGCAGTTCATCATGGTCGCCTATTACGTCCTTGGCGGGCCCTACTCGATCCAGATGGGCTCGAACGTGCGGATGGACTTCTTCTACGGCGACTGGTCGCCGCGCCGCCGCGCCATCGTCGATGTCATCACCATCTGGTTCCTTATGTTCTACCTCGGCGTGCTGCTCTGGGGGGCGATCAGCTCGACCGCCTACAGCTTCGGCTATTTCGGCACCGAGCCCTTCAAGTTCTTCGGCGAGCTCTTCTGGGCCTTCGTCACCGGCGGACCCGGCGCCGCGGCCGAGCACATGGGCCATCTCGAGCGCAGCCCCAGCGCCTGGCGCCCCTATGTCTGGCCGGTGAAGGTCATCCTGTGCTTCGGCGTCACGCTGATGATCCTGCAATGCGTCGCCGAGTTCTTCCGCGACATCGCCCGCATCCGCGGAGAGGAAATCTGA
- a CDS encoding MurR/RpiR family transcriptional regulator, producing METSPSGTVRQLIREHYAQLTNSERKFAQALLDDYPGAGIASITAAASNAGVSTPTVARMVQKLGFKGYPAFHAALLSELQAKVSGPEARRAVWASEAPESHLLNRFAEAVTQNLRQTFTNIDAAQFDAAAKRLASTDGRLYVVGGRITRSLAEYAFTHFQAIRARVTYLTSSSATWPHYVLDMEEGDTLLIFDIRRYEDNLQRLAEIAAGRGMHVILITDQWSSPIASLAEHAFNCWVEIPSAWDSNISTLSLVEALIAAAQEERWPDARERFERLDALFELTRLFRKP from the coding sequence GTGGAGACCAGCCCGTCCGGCACCGTGCGCCAGCTCATCCGCGAGCATTACGCGCAGCTCACCAATTCCGAGCGCAAGTTCGCGCAGGCCCTGCTCGACGATTACCCCGGCGCGGGAATCGCCTCGATCACCGCGGCCGCCTCCAATGCCGGGGTCTCGACGCCGACGGTGGCGCGGATGGTGCAGAAGCTGGGGTTCAAGGGCTACCCGGCCTTCCACGCGGCGCTCTTATCGGAGCTGCAGGCCAAGGTCTCGGGCCCCGAGGCGCGGCGGGCGGTCTGGGCCTCGGAGGCGCCGGAATCGCACCTGCTGAACCGCTTCGCCGAGGCGGTGACGCAGAACCTGCGGCAGACATTCACCAACATCGACGCGGCCCAGTTCGACGCGGCGGCCAAGCGGCTCGCCTCGACCGACGGGCGGCTCTACGTGGTCGGCGGGCGGATCACCCGCTCGCTGGCGGAATATGCCTTCACCCATTTCCAGGCGATCCGGGCGCGGGTCACCTACCTGACCTCCTCCTCGGCGACCTGGCCGCATTACGTGCTGGACATGGAGGAGGGCGACACGCTGCTGATCTTCGACATCCGCCGCTACGAGGACAACCTGCAGCGGCTGGCCGAGATCGCGGCGGGGCGGGGGATGCACGTGATCCTGATCACCGACCAGTGGTCGAGCCCGATCGCCAGCCTTGCCGAGCACGCGTTCAACTGCTGGGTCGAGATCCCCTCGGCCTGGGATTCCAACATCTCGACCCTGTCGCTGGTCGAGGCGCTGATCGCCGCGGCGCAGGAGGAGCGCTGGCCCGACGCCCGCGAGCGCTTCGAGCGGCTGGACGCGCTCTTCGAGCTGACGCGGCTGTTCAGGAAGCCGTGA
- a CDS encoding TRAP transporter substrate-binding protein — MTLTRRKILSGAALAAPAALAAPSIGRAQEPIKWRFQTYAGAALGEQVTKPLVDYINNAAQGELEIELYYADQIVPTGELFQALQRGTIDAVHSDDDSMASPTPMRVFGGYFPFATKHILDVPVLFQQYGLADIWRSEYEKVGVTWLSAAGQDPCNFNTKKEITSLADLDGLKLYTFPTAGRFLAQFGVVPVNIPYEDAEVAVQTGELDGMSWSGITEDYTVGWANVTDYFLTNNISGAWIGSIFVNQQRWADLPEHLKTLVMAGIKAADTYRNQWYWGGEAKLRATGDKLQLRSVPPEEWAEVENAAKAFWKEIAQESEIHAKVVSIFEEYNGVINQAGPPYNF, encoded by the coding sequence ATGACCCTGACACGACGCAAGATCCTGAGCGGTGCCGCACTGGCCGCTCCGGCTGCGCTCGCGGCGCCGTCCATCGGCCGCGCGCAGGAGCCGATCAAGTGGCGCTTCCAGACCTACGCGGGTGCCGCCCTCGGCGAGCAGGTGACCAAGCCGCTCGTCGACTACATCAACAACGCCGCGCAGGGCGAGCTGGAGATCGAGCTCTACTACGCCGACCAGATCGTCCCCACCGGCGAGCTTTTCCAGGCGCTGCAGCGCGGCACCATCGACGCCGTGCACTCGGACGACGACTCGATGGCCTCGCCCACCCCGATGCGGGTCTTCGGCGGCTACTTCCCCTTTGCCACCAAGCACATCCTCGACGTGCCGGTGCTCTTCCAGCAATACGGGCTCGCCGACATCTGGCGCTCGGAATACGAGAAGGTGGGCGTGACCTGGCTCTCCGCCGCCGGTCAGGACCCGTGCAACTTCAACACCAAGAAAGAGATCACCAGCCTCGCCGACCTCGACGGGCTGAAGCTCTACACCTTCCCCACCGCCGGGCGCTTCCTCGCGCAGTTCGGCGTGGTGCCGGTGAACATCCCCTACGAGGATGCGGAAGTCGCCGTTCAGACCGGCGAGCTTGACGGCATGTCCTGGTCGGGCATCACCGAGGACTACACGGTGGGCTGGGCGAACGTCACCGACTACTTCCTGACCAACAACATCTCGGGCGCCTGGATCGGCTCGATCTTCGTCAACCAGCAGCGTTGGGCCGACCTGCCCGAGCATCTCAAGACGCTGGTGATGGCCGGGATCAAGGCCGCCGACACCTACCGCAACCAGTGGTACTGGGGCGGCGAGGCCAAGCTGCGCGCCACCGGCGACAAGCTGCAGCTGCGCTCGGTGCCGCCGGAAGAGTGGGCCGAGGTGGAAAACGCCGCCAAGGCCTTCTGGAAGGAGATCGCCCAGGAAAGCGAGATCCACGCCAAGGTCGTCTCGATCTTCGAGGAGTACAACGGCGTCATCAACCAGGCCGGCCCGCCCTACAACTTCTGA
- a CDS encoding glutamine synthetase family protein — MTAPLTLDDLTAAAATGEIDTVLVCIVDMQGRLQGKRFHVSNFLEHAVVETHCCNYLLATDVIMSTPEGFASTSWASGYGDYVMKPDLATLRRVPWLEGTAMILCDVLDHHGHPVSESPRQILQKQIARAEAMGLSPMMATELEFFLYARSYDEIRHSGWRDLETLSPYNQDYSIQMTSREEYVMRPIRNHLYAMGVPVECTKGEAETGQEELNIRYADALTCADHHVISKHAIKEIAHQQGHGATFMAKWQADKVGSAAHIHQSLFRGTENAFYDKDGAHCMSQTMRHYVAGLLKYAPDVTLLLAPYVNSYKRFVPGTFAPTKTAWSVDNRTAGFRLVGEHTKGVRIECRIPGSDMNPYLACAAQLAAGLAGIEEKLELSDPVKGDIYGMDHVPDVPSTLRASIEAFAGSKMLRAALGDAVMEHYTHAARVEQADFDRTVTDYELARGFERA, encoded by the coding sequence ATGACCGCCCCCCTGACCCTAGACGACCTGACAGCCGCCGCCGCAACCGGCGAGATCGACACCGTCCTCGTGTGCATCGTGGACATGCAGGGCCGTCTGCAGGGCAAACGTTTCCACGTCTCCAACTTCCTCGAGCATGCGGTCGTCGAGACCCATTGCTGCAACTACCTGCTGGCCACCGACGTCATCATGAGCACCCCCGAGGGCTTCGCCTCGACGAGCTGGGCCTCGGGCTACGGCGATTACGTGATGAAGCCCGACCTCGCGACGCTGCGCCGCGTGCCCTGGCTCGAGGGCACCGCGATGATCCTCTGCGACGTGCTCGACCACCACGGCCACCCGGTGTCGGAATCGCCGCGCCAGATCCTGCAGAAGCAGATCGCCCGCGCCGAGGCCATGGGCCTCTCTCCGATGATGGCGACCGAGCTCGAATTCTTCCTCTACGCCCGCTCTTACGACGAGATCCGCCACAGCGGCTGGCGCGACCTCGAAACCCTCTCGCCCTACAATCAGGATTACTCGATCCAGATGACCAGCCGCGAGGAATACGTGATGCGGCCGATCCGCAACCACCTCTACGCCATGGGCGTGCCGGTGGAATGCACCAAGGGCGAGGCCGAGACCGGCCAGGAAGAGCTGAACATCCGCTACGCCGACGCGCTGACCTGCGCCGACCACCACGTCATCTCCAAGCACGCGATCAAGGAGATCGCCCACCAGCAGGGCCACGGCGCGACCTTCATGGCCAAGTGGCAGGCCGACAAGGTGGGCAGCGCCGCGCATATCCACCAGTCGCTGTTCCGCGGCACCGAGAACGCCTTCTACGACAAGGACGGCGCGCATTGCATGTCGCAGACCATGCGGCACTACGTGGCGGGCCTGCTGAAATACGCCCCCGACGTCACGCTGCTGCTGGCGCCCTACGTCAACAGCTACAAGCGCTTCGTGCCGGGCACCTTCGCCCCGACCAAGACCGCCTGGTCGGTCGACAACCGCACCGCCGGCTTCCGCCTCGTCGGCGAGCACACCAAGGGCGTGCGCATCGAGTGCCGCATCCCCGGTTCGGACATGAACCCCTACCTCGCCTGCGCCGCGCAGCTCGCCGCGGGCCTCGCCGGGATCGAGGAGAAGCTCGAGCTTTCCGACCCGGTGAAGGGCGACATCTACGGCATGGACCACGTGCCGGACGTGCCGAGCACCCTGCGCGCCTCGATCGAGGCCTTTGCCGGGTCGAAGATGCTGCGCGCGGCGCTTGGCGACGCGGTGATGGAGCATTACACCCATGCCGCGCGGGTCGAGCAGGCCGACTTCGACCGCACCGTCACCGACTACGAGCTGGCGCGCGGCTTCGAGCGCGCCTGA